A portion of the Mesobacillus sp. AQ2 genome contains these proteins:
- a CDS encoding sensor histidine kinase: MRLHSKLMLLIVILILLIGGIFEITFKNILETNMKKEIGSKALAVAESIANMPEIEEAFYENDPAAVIQPIAERIRKQVGAEFIVVGNRDEVRYSHPNPVRLGQKMVGGDNGRVFNGEAVISESVGTLGPSLRGKAPIFSKGEVVGVVSVGYLQTDIEKEISAIQKKMFTATFLILIGGLMVAFLITLNIKKALFGLEPKEIAWMYQEKHAILESIHEGIIAIDTDGRITVVNENAHKILRVPNEILLRGKRIDEVLENTHLLSVVATGQAEYDKEIMILGEIYLANRIPIFNKKGDVIGAVASFRSKSELANLLQELSHVKAYAEGLRAQTHEYSNRLYTLLGLIQLGSYKEAIDFISKEVDVAQGFIQFLMKEVPDPIIAAFVLGKFSLASELKVDFTIDRESSFKDVPNEIDRDHLVTIIGNLVNNAFEAVRENGKAEKRVMLFLTDLGKELIIEVEDNGQGIESENNEHIFQEGFTTKNSNSNSGIGLSLVQNAINQLGGYITFSSNPGEGTIFTVAIPKSRGK, from the coding sequence GTGAGGCTGCATTCAAAATTAATGCTCTTAATTGTGATTCTTATTCTCTTAATTGGCGGTATTTTCGAAATCACTTTCAAAAATATTCTCGAGACGAACATGAAGAAGGAAATTGGCTCTAAAGCGCTGGCTGTGGCGGAATCCATTGCCAATATGCCAGAAATTGAAGAAGCTTTTTACGAGAATGATCCAGCTGCTGTTATTCAGCCGATTGCTGAAAGGATCCGGAAACAGGTAGGAGCAGAATTCATTGTGGTTGGCAACAGGGATGAGGTACGTTATTCTCACCCCAATCCAGTTCGATTAGGACAAAAAATGGTCGGTGGCGATAATGGCCGTGTCTTTAACGGAGAAGCTGTTATTTCCGAATCTGTTGGGACATTGGGCCCTTCTCTAAGGGGAAAAGCGCCAATCTTCAGCAAGGGAGAAGTTGTTGGCGTGGTGTCTGTAGGATATCTTCAGACCGATATCGAAAAGGAAATCTCAGCTATACAGAAAAAAATGTTCACTGCTACGTTTCTTATTTTAATAGGAGGCTTAATGGTGGCCTTCCTGATCACGTTGAATATAAAAAAGGCTCTGTTCGGTCTTGAACCAAAAGAAATTGCCTGGATGTATCAGGAGAAACACGCCATATTAGAATCCATTCATGAAGGCATCATTGCCATTGATACCGATGGTCGCATCACGGTCGTGAATGAAAACGCTCACAAGATATTGAGGGTGCCGAATGAAATCCTTCTTCGCGGAAAAAGAATCGATGAGGTGTTGGAGAATACGCATCTTCTTTCAGTCGTTGCAACAGGACAAGCAGAGTACGATAAGGAGATTATGATTTTAGGAGAAATATATTTAGCGAATAGAATACCTATCTTTAATAAGAAAGGGGATGTGATCGGGGCAGTCGCAAGCTTCCGGAGCAAGTCGGAGTTGGCGAATTTACTGCAGGAATTGTCGCATGTAAAAGCCTATGCGGAGGGGTTGCGTGCCCAGACCCATGAATATTCCAACCGGCTTTATACTCTCCTTGGCCTGATTCAGCTCGGCTCTTACAAGGAAGCCATCGACTTCATTTCTAAGGAAGTCGATGTAGCCCAGGGATTCATTCAATTTTTAATGAAGGAAGTGCCAGACCCTATCATTGCTGCCTTCGTCCTTGGAAAGTTCAGCCTGGCAAGCGAATTGAAGGTTGATTTTACAATTGACAGGGAGAGCAGCTTTAAAGATGTGCCAAATGAAATTGACAGAGATCACTTGGTGACGATTATTGGGAACCTGGTCAATAATGCATTTGAAGCGGTCAGGGAGAACGGGAAAGCCGAAAAAAGGGTCATGCTGTTCCTGACCGATCTTGGCAAAGAGCTGATCATTGAAGTCGAAGATAACGGGCAAGGGATAGAAAGTGAAAACAACGAACACATTTTTCAAGAAGGTTTTACAACGAAGAACAGCAACAGTAATTCAGGTATTGGTCTAAGCCTTGTGCAAAACGCGATAAATCAATTAGGTGGATACATCACCTTTTCATCTAATCCGGGGGAAGGCACAATTTTCACTGTGGCGATACCAAAAAGCAGGGGGAAATGA
- a CDS encoding response regulator, whose protein sequence is MGKKDIEVLIVEDDLRIAEIQKRFIEKIEGFQAVGIAAGYVDAITLIDILKPDLLLLDVYFPDMNGLELLRELKLHSKQTDVIMITATREIEKVQEAISIGVFDYIIKPLVFERFKQSLLRYQDYHEKLSQLGKANPVVTQQQVDKLLRKEMNELNNDKSYLPKGIDPLTLEKVMEVIGKGGSGLTAESVANEIGVSRTTARRYLEHLVSIEKIEADLTYGTVGRPERVYMSIG, encoded by the coding sequence ATGGGGAAAAAGGACATTGAAGTTCTAATCGTCGAGGATGATTTAAGGATAGCCGAAATCCAAAAGCGGTTCATTGAAAAGATTGAAGGGTTTCAGGCCGTCGGGATTGCAGCCGGTTATGTAGACGCTATAACCTTAATCGATATTTTGAAGCCGGATTTGCTTTTGCTCGATGTTTATTTTCCAGATATGAACGGCCTCGAATTGTTGAGGGAACTCAAGCTGCATTCAAAACAAACCGATGTCATCATGATCACGGCCACGAGGGAAATCGAAAAAGTACAAGAAGCGATCAGTATTGGAGTCTTCGATTATATTATCAAGCCTTTAGTGTTTGAACGATTCAAGCAATCCCTGCTGAGATATCAGGATTATCATGAAAAATTATCGCAATTAGGCAAAGCCAATCCTGTCGTGACACAACAGCAGGTCGATAAACTGCTGCGGAAAGAAATGAATGAATTGAACAATGATAAATCATACCTTCCAAAAGGGATCGATCCGCTGACGCTCGAAAAAGTCATGGAGGTCATTGGAAAGGGTGGGTCGGGACTTACAGCAGAAAGCGTCGCAAACGAAATTGGCGTCAGCCGGACAACCGCAAGACGTTACCTCGAACATCTCGTATCCATCGAAAAAATAGAAGCGGATTTAACATACGGCACTGTTGGGCGGCCGGAACGGGTCTATATGAGTATAGGGTAA
- a CDS encoding magnesium transporter CorA family protein encodes MLAYSANNKTVTKKDELSLPDSNEEIAWIHFHSSNADQFEPFINQLNIHPLALKGLREFSDIPKIDVFKNEAIISLIAIQPDYSRVKITILVGHNYVVSKAEKDLYLAKNLEKPFIENPQQMSHVGMVLFHILDETIAQDLEMIDQISDEIQSLEKRVFKDPFENKIARSVYRWKATLHELRQTIEAQEDVMETISSDKFPFTNEESGYFIKSLNNNYARIVSALDTFKESLNSIFNLQMTLKADHSNTIMKTLTLVSVIFLPMTFLAGLYGMNFEIIPELKWKFGYLYSLILMLVTGLSIALYFRKKGWWGKGE; translated from the coding sequence ATGCTCGCATACTCAGCAAATAATAAAACAGTTACCAAAAAAGATGAGCTTTCCCTTCCCGACTCCAACGAAGAGATCGCATGGATTCATTTTCATTCATCGAATGCCGATCAATTTGAACCGTTTATCAATCAATTGAACATCCATCCTTTAGCGTTGAAAGGACTGCGCGAATTCAGTGATATTCCAAAGATTGATGTTTTTAAAAATGAGGCGATCATTTCGTTAATTGCAATCCAGCCGGATTACTCTCGAGTGAAAATCACGATATTGGTTGGCCATAATTATGTCGTATCAAAGGCTGAAAAGGACCTTTATCTCGCAAAAAATTTGGAGAAACCTTTTATTGAAAATCCACAGCAGATGTCCCATGTGGGAATGGTTCTTTTTCACATACTCGATGAAACAATTGCCCAGGATTTAGAAATGATTGATCAGATATCAGATGAAATCCAAAGTTTGGAGAAGAGGGTTTTTAAAGATCCCTTTGAGAACAAAATTGCCAGAAGTGTATACCGGTGGAAAGCAACCCTGCATGAATTAAGACAAACGATCGAGGCACAAGAGGATGTAATGGAGACGATTAGTTCCGACAAATTCCCGTTCACGAATGAGGAATCAGGCTATTTCATTAAAAGCCTGAACAATAATTATGCTCGGATCGTTAGCGCTCTCGACACCTTCAAGGAAAGTTTAAACAGCATTTTCAATTTACAAATGACGCTCAAAGCCGACCATTCCAATACAATCATGAAGACACTGACCCTTGTAAGCGTCATTTTCTTGCCTATGACGTTCCTGGCCGGTTTATATGGAATGAACTTTGAAATCATTCCCGAATTGAAGTGGAAGTTCGGCTATCTTTACTCACTGATCCTCATGCTTGTGACGGGCTTATCCATTGCCTTATACTTCCGAAAAAAAGGCTGGTGGGGGAAAGGAGAGTAA
- a CDS encoding GRP family sugar transporter has translation MSGILLALLAAVSWGSIVFVSNKLGGDEDSQTLGTTGGALIFALAVFFYKNPDMPTLVWVVGFISGLFWSLGQKNQFGAVRYLGVAKTAPMSTGLQLLGTTFFGVFIFKEWQTKMNYIVGISALVLIIAGALLTSLKQGGERGETKSLNKGLLVLLISTVGFVGYVVLIRWFNIDGWAAILPQAIGMVTGALILTFRDKPFNKYAVRNILTGLLWSTGNLGLLLALPRIGVATSFSLSQTGIVISTIGGLFFLNERKSKKQVWRVLLGCVLIIAGGVLLGVTKR, from the coding sequence ATGTCAGGAATTTTGTTAGCTTTGCTTGCGGCGGTTTCGTGGGGGAGTATTGTGTTTGTCAGCAATAAGCTGGGCGGTGATGAGGACAGCCAGACGCTTGGGACGACGGGCGGAGCTTTGATCTTTGCCTTAGCTGTCTTTTTTTACAAAAACCCGGACATGCCTACGCTTGTATGGGTGGTTGGGTTTATTTCTGGGTTGTTTTGGTCACTTGGACAGAAGAATCAGTTCGGTGCTGTCCGCTACCTGGGTGTTGCGAAAACGGCGCCGATGTCGACAGGCTTACAGCTGCTCGGGACCACTTTTTTCGGAGTGTTTATTTTTAAAGAATGGCAGACAAAAATGAATTACATCGTCGGAATCTCGGCGCTTGTCCTGATCATTGCAGGGGCTCTGCTCACTTCGCTTAAACAAGGAGGTGAAAGGGGAGAGACGAAGAGCCTGAATAAGGGGCTGCTTGTCTTGCTCATTTCAACTGTTGGTTTTGTTGGATATGTGGTCTTGATCCGCTGGTTCAACATTGATGGTTGGGCCGCCATCCTCCCGCAGGCAATTGGGATGGTGACGGGGGCATTGATTTTGACGTTCCGCGATAAGCCATTCAACAAGTACGCGGTCCGGAACATCTTAACCGGGCTCCTCTGGAGTACGGGTAATCTGGGGTTATTGCTGGCGCTGCCGAGAATCGGGGTTGCCACCAGTTTTTCACTCTCCCAGACAGGCATTGTCATCTCAACGATTGGCGGGCTTTTCTTTTTAAATGAGCGTAAAAGCAAGAAGCAAGTTTGGCGAGTGCTGCTGGGTTGTGTGCTCATAATTGCAGGCGGTGTGTTACTGGGTGTAACGAAACGATAA
- a CDS encoding SDR family oxidoreductase, which yields MYPSLEGKVVVITGAATGLGRAMAVRFGAEKAKVVINYFNEEQEVQAIIDEVEKAGGSATAIQGDVTKEEDVKRMIDHAVKTFGSLNVMVNNAGIENEVPSEDLSLEDWNKVISTNLTGQFLGCREALDYMLENGIKGSIINMSSVHQEIPWPHFVHYAASKGGVKLMTETLALEFAPHGIRVNCIAPGAIDTPINAEKFDDPELKKGVIELIPMGYIGKPEEIAACAVWLASSEASYVTGLTLFADGGMTQYPGFQAGKG from the coding sequence ATGTATCCAAGTCTTGAAGGAAAAGTTGTTGTGATTACAGGTGCTGCCACTGGTCTCGGAAGGGCAATGGCGGTGAGATTCGGCGCTGAGAAAGCAAAGGTGGTCATTAACTATTTTAACGAAGAGCAGGAAGTGCAAGCCATTATAGATGAAGTTGAAAAAGCGGGCGGCAGTGCCACTGCGATTCAGGGAGATGTCACGAAAGAAGAAGATGTCAAAAGGATGATCGATCATGCGGTGAAAACATTCGGGTCATTGAATGTTATGGTCAATAACGCCGGCATTGAAAATGAAGTGCCATCGGAAGATCTCTCCCTCGAAGACTGGAATAAGGTGATTTCCACCAATTTAACGGGGCAATTCCTGGGGTGCAGGGAAGCTCTTGACTATATGCTGGAGAATGGAATCAAGGGTTCCATCATCAACATGTCATCCGTCCATCAGGAAATACCATGGCCTCATTTTGTCCATTATGCAGCCAGCAAGGGTGGAGTTAAGCTTATGACCGAAACGCTCGCACTCGAATTTGCTCCACATGGGATTCGCGTGAACTGCATTGCACCAGGTGCGATCGACACACCTATTAATGCCGAGAAGTTCGATGACCCTGAACTGAAAAAAGGAGTCATCGAGCTGATTCCGATGGGTTATATCGGCAAGCCTGAAGAAATCGCCGCATGTGCAGTATGGCTCGCCTCGAGCGAAGCTAGCTACGTCACAGGACTCACCCTGTTTGCGGATGGCGGCATGACGCAATATCCTGGGTTTCAGGCTGGGAAAGGGTAA
- a CDS encoding DUF6376 family protein: MKLKTLAVSLLTMITMAGCSSEPTAEKKESLKVEPVEVTEEDYPDKIDELNTSLDEGFRNLNAVAEEDSGSKEREKRLIEQVDNIEKAVNGYKAIIAPERYKEVHDQYLSAMEFYTEGIDTIRKAIEKKDQKLWQKGNEPIKEGFNVWIEAHSKLADSVPVGDGTITAADLKQLDALAGIDRDSVQENISKDGKELVGKWGPAGSPPSIVLNADGSYEGYANGTYPSKDHMSKGTWKYDSDKGALYFTHDEAYADGKPLTDFRKSMIMGIQSFKDGNMRLLDVESLNEFLYEKME; this comes from the coding sequence ATGAAACTTAAAACGTTGGCCGTTTCCTTACTGACGATGATCACAATGGCAGGCTGCAGCTCCGAGCCCACCGCTGAAAAGAAAGAATCACTTAAGGTTGAACCAGTGGAAGTAACGGAAGAAGACTATCCTGACAAAATCGATGAACTGAACACCAGCCTGGATGAAGGGTTCAGAAATTTAAATGCGGTGGCTGAAGAAGACTCTGGATCCAAAGAACGCGAAAAACGGCTGATTGAACAAGTTGATAACATCGAAAAGGCTGTAAACGGTTACAAAGCCATTATCGCCCCTGAAAGATACAAGGAGGTTCATGATCAATATCTATCGGCCATGGAATTTTATACCGAGGGCATTGATACAATTCGCAAAGCCATTGAAAAGAAGGATCAGAAGCTTTGGCAGAAAGGAAATGAGCCCATCAAGGAAGGCTTTAATGTATGGATTGAGGCACACTCCAAGCTCGCGGATTCCGTTCCGGTCGGTGACGGCACGATCACAGCAGCAGACCTGAAACAGCTGGATGCATTAGCTGGCATTGACCGTGATTCAGTGCAGGAGAATATCTCCAAAGACGGAAAAGAATTAGTCGGAAAATGGGGACCAGCCGGCTCACCCCCTTCCATCGTTCTGAATGCAGATGGCAGCTATGAGGGATATGCAAACGGTACTTACCCTTCAAAGGATCATATGTCAAAAGGAACCTGGAAATACGATTCCGATAAAGGAGCATTGTACTTCACTCATGATGAAGCCTATGCAGACGGAAAACCACTAACCGACTTCCGCAAATCGATGATCATGGGAATCCAATCCTTCAAGGATGGAAACATGAGGTTGCTGGATGTGGAATCGTTGAATGAATTTCTTTATGAAAAGATGGAGTAA
- a CDS encoding GNAT family N-acetyltransferase, with product MNYRITKELNESYKNQINHKLYEYNLSHFPEDLRGRYQEVNLILLDENENIRGGILGEICWNWLEIHTLMIDEDIRGLGYGTKLLAEIEQAALESQCDFIKVDTLSFQGLDFYQNNGYEVYGTLDNVGREFKHFYLKKDLLKGESL from the coding sequence ATGAACTACCGCATTACCAAAGAGTTGAACGAAAGCTACAAAAACCAGATTAATCACAAACTGTATGAATATAACTTAAGCCATTTTCCTGAAGATTTAAGAGGAAGATACCAAGAAGTGAACCTCATTCTACTAGATGAGAATGAGAATATCCGTGGAGGCATTCTGGGAGAAATCTGCTGGAACTGGCTGGAGATCCATACGCTTATGATTGATGAAGACATTCGAGGGTTAGGATATGGAACGAAATTGTTAGCAGAGATTGAACAAGCCGCGTTAGAGAGTCAATGTGATTTTATTAAGGTGGACACCCTGAGCTTTCAGGGGCTGGATTTTTATCAAAATAATGGTTATGAAGTTTATGGGACATTGGACAATGTGGGAAGGGAATTTAAGCATTTCTATTTAAAAAAGGACCTATTAAAAGGGGAATCGTTATGA
- a CDS encoding GNAT family N-acetyltransferase, with translation MNIVAAQMPDLQAIVQIDSEMIGNTSRRNMIENAIKQKHCILVKENNEAAGFAIYDTNFFECTFISLVIVSPGKRRKGYASQLLNELVRTSPTEKVFSSANRSNLSMQKVFEANGFVESGIVENLDEGDPEIIYFQLK, from the coding sequence ATGAATATTGTTGCAGCACAAATGCCAGATTTACAGGCGATTGTCCAAATCGACAGTGAAATGATCGGTAACACCAGCAGACGGAACATGATTGAGAATGCAATTAAGCAGAAACATTGTATTCTTGTAAAAGAAAATAACGAAGCTGCCGGATTTGCTATTTATGATACGAACTTTTTTGAATGTACGTTTATATCCTTGGTGATTGTGTCACCTGGAAAAAGACGTAAGGGATATGCAAGCCAACTGTTGAATGAATTGGTTCGAACTTCGCCTACTGAAAAAGTTTTTTCATCTGCCAATCGTTCTAATCTCAGTATGCAGAAGGTATTTGAAGCGAATGGGTTTGTTGAGAGTGGTATCGTCGAGAATTTGGATGAAGGCGATCCGGAGATCATCTATTTCCAATTGAAATAA
- a CDS encoding helix-turn-helix domain-containing protein, with the protein MKKYNIPVEAALEVIGGKWKVVILCHLIEGKKRTSELKKLMPGITQKMLTQQLRELEEDNVILREVYNQVPPKVEYSLTDYGWSLKGILDSLCAWGEQHIEKNQSAEPETKEF; encoded by the coding sequence TTGAAGAAATATAATATACCAGTCGAAGCAGCCCTCGAGGTAATCGGCGGGAAATGGAAAGTCGTCATTCTTTGCCATTTGATCGAAGGCAAGAAACGGACAAGTGAATTAAAAAAACTCATGCCCGGCATCACTCAAAAAATGCTCACACAGCAATTGCGTGAGCTGGAAGAAGATAATGTCATTTTACGGGAGGTCTATAACCAGGTCCCTCCTAAAGTCGAATATTCATTGACAGACTATGGCTGGTCCTTGAAAGGGATTCTCGATTCACTATGCGCCTGGGGAGAACAGCATATTGAGAAAAATCAATCTGCCGAACCGGAAACAAAGGAATTTTAG
- a CDS encoding MFS transporter: MSSHTRNNNKGTLSLLALAISAFGIGTTEFVPVGLLSTISEDLNISITLAGLLISGYAMGVAFGAPILTALTNKMSRKTLLMALMVIFIIGNSIAAISTSFGLLLAARIITAFSHGVFFSIGSTIAADLVPEDKRASAIAFMFTGLTVATVTGVPLGTFIGQLFGWRATFGGVALLGVVGIIASAILIPKNIKPAPPAKFSDQLKILGNGPLLLAFAITALGYGGTFVAFTYLTPILQDISGFSPKVVSIILLVYGVAVAIGNSIGGKAADKNPLKALLWMFIAQAIILVILSFTAPFKVAGVITIFLMGMFAFMNVPGLQVLVVRLAERYVPAAVNVASALNIAAFNLGIAIGAFVGGMIVDSIGLIHTPWIGGVMVVGAILLTRWSMSIEKKSIQA, from the coding sequence ATGAGTTCACATACACGAAATAATAACAAGGGAACATTATCCCTTTTAGCTTTGGCAATCAGTGCCTTTGGCATCGGAACGACTGAGTTTGTACCTGTTGGATTATTATCAACGATTTCTGAAGATCTGAATATCTCAATTACTTTGGCCGGGTTGTTAATATCCGGATACGCAATGGGTGTAGCATTTGGAGCACCGATTTTAACAGCTTTGACCAATAAAATGAGCCGCAAAACCTTGCTTATGGCTTTAATGGTTATTTTCATCATCGGAAATTCAATTGCAGCGATTTCGACCAGCTTCGGTTTGCTGTTGGCAGCAAGGATCATCACTGCTTTTTCTCATGGAGTCTTCTTTTCGATTGGTTCGACGATTGCCGCTGACCTTGTCCCTGAGGATAAAAGAGCAAGCGCAATCGCCTTTATGTTCACAGGTTTAACCGTCGCCACTGTAACTGGCGTGCCGCTTGGGACTTTCATCGGCCAGCTGTTCGGCTGGAGGGCAACATTTGGAGGAGTGGCATTATTAGGTGTTGTAGGAATTATCGCAAGTGCAATCCTTATACCAAAAAATATTAAGCCTGCACCACCGGCAAAATTCAGTGATCAACTAAAAATATTGGGCAATGGGCCGTTGCTGCTGGCCTTCGCCATTACCGCCCTGGGATATGGCGGCACTTTTGTCGCCTTTACTTACCTGACTCCGATCCTTCAGGATATATCAGGGTTTTCTCCAAAAGTGGTAAGCATCATCCTGCTTGTCTATGGAGTGGCTGTTGCCATCGGCAATTCAATCGGAGGAAAAGCCGCCGACAAGAATCCGTTGAAGGCATTGTTATGGATGTTCATAGCCCAGGCGATCATACTCGTGATTCTATCGTTTACAGCGCCATTCAAGGTGGCTGGAGTCATCACGATCTTCTTGATGGGCATGTTTGCGTTCATGAATGTGCCGGGGCTTCAGGTTCTGGTTGTACGATTGGCAGAACGCTATGTCCCGGCAGCTGTGAATGTCGCATCCGCTTTGAATATAGCTGCCTTCAATCTCGGAATCGCCATCGGAGCGTTTGTAGGAGGGATGATTGTTGACTCCATTGGATTGATCCACACTCCGTGGATCGGCGGCGTGATGGTAGTTGGAGCGATCCTTTTGACCAGATGGAGTATGTCAATTGAAAAAAAGAGTATTCAAGCGTAA